The genomic window gaaatttataaaataaacattttgtaaaaatttcaattatctgcggttattcgtttttgaattaaatcaaaaaaataaaataaaatcgttattatacTAGTGGATGTCTCAATGTCTgtcgtttttattaattttaaattctaacgtttataaaaactgaattttaCTTCtcgataaaaattgtattttgaatataagcCGTAAAGCGTATAAAAAACCTTctactaaattttcaaatctcgATATAAACAGAAAATTTTCTGTATGATTTtctactacaaaataatttgtttttaacaatatatagttttttagaaATACGGTCTTGAGGAGGATATGACCACTGCCTTTGTGGGTGTCcctaaacataaaaacaagatTAAACCcatgttaataatactaatttaatatattaccgaTAAAATTACTCTTTACCACCCTTCATTACCGCTAATATATGGgctgtatataattttgttaattgtttttaataaatatagtatattaaataatctattggtattattacttaacatataaatttatattagttttaccaCATTTTCAAACAGATTCAACCATAAACGCGAAAGGGGCAATTCCACTCAtaagtatgaaataataacatagtatataaaCTGAAACTGTTAATGTGTAACATCGTGAAATTAAAAGAaacattaaactaattaataataatattaataactaactaataacctataatttaattatataaaataactgtataaattGTTCATTCAAATACCTCCGATACTAGTATACTACATGTCTACATCCATTAGTCActgtcatttataaaaaatatattatttttctttgttaattttaatttctgatcttataacaatattatagtcaattcTCGGTAACTCGTAACTTGATAACTCGAAATTTTCGATGtctcgaataaataaaattttccttcaaataacaataacactaatgttaaatgttaaaataatcttgttaactcgaaaattaattaaacaagatTTCGTTATCTTGAATTTTTCTTAACCAAATTTAGAACTAAATAAGTGTAGTACTAATAGAACTACATGTATAAGACGATATCGTCTCCGATATATTGGATAATGATAAAGAAGAAGTCGAAGACCCACAAATAGAACCCTGtaccattataaaaaaaatgacactTGCTTTAAAAAAGTTGcctaaatatattgaaactaATGAAGGTAtggaagatttatttttaccactagattattttgaacaatgttttaaataaatatttatttatttattcctttttagatttttgtaaacattatatatacatataagatatttattgtatgtaatattgtgtgtaatattgtatttcttttGTATTTGTACTCAAACTTTACTATCTGTACTATTGGGCCTCGGCCCGTTTTATTCTActgaataaactattattattattaaacaataacctTTGAaccaattctttaaaaataatatgtaggtatgtatatttttttattaaacttctaaattaatttaaactttaaaaaaaaataggtataactatacattttttgataactcaaaattttaataagtcgAATCCCCCCcccggttaggttaggttaacttCGAGTTACCGAGAGTACACTGTATTAAcagaatatttgtttataaatatggtacagattaaaaatgtataatgtaaagtTGTGATATGACAACATTatgttattcatattatttaaaaattgaaatgtacctatttgaaCACATTTGTAtgtctaataattaattagttattagtaattactatttccgctaaatatatttataaagtttaccaatatatgtacttaatttaaagacaattattccaatattaagtacttatGTCTTATTGtatgaaaactatttaaatctattgacatattaatttaaatgtaatggaCTTTTCCCAATACAGTGCTGCAGCTATGGAGGATTTTGCTCTCTGGCAAGCTCATGATGATATACAAGACATGTATTGTACGTTGCCCGACGATGATGGTGAAGCCGAGTATGTTGACCTATCTCTAAATCCTGAGCGATACACTGGATACAAAGGACCTTCTGCTAATCGCGTTTGGAACACAATTTATATGGAAAACTGTTTCAGGTAAATGTTATTGATTAACTTTGGTGCAATAAAAGttaatgctatttttttttttaggccaaaaaatttatttgaagtcTACACTATATCAGCAAAGTTGACtggtaattattaagttacttATAatctgttttgttttaaattttatataagaaaatgATTGCAGGGATGTGTTTAGAGAAACGAGCATTTTATCGAGCTATTTCTGGTCTTCATAcaagtattaatattcatcTTAGTGCTCAATATCTATTATCAggtatgtacataaaaataatatttatttagtagtgATATTCTTCTTATATTagcatttaatattcttttaggGTTTTTGCCACTGACAATCTACCTCCATTTTACTTTTCCCGAATAACATCTTTTGTTGTTGAACCTATTTCCTTGAGATATTCCATTTTATCCATCTATCTCTTTCTAGGTCTTCCACAAGGTGTCTTCTCCATAGGTTTCCATTCCAGCACTACTCTAAGTATCTCTTCCTCATTTTTGCACATGGCACTGAATTtgttgatcatttataaagtGGTTGACTGGTGTTATTGTGTTGCTTTCATCTCTTCCTGTAATTCCCTATAAAACTTTTTCTCCATTCATCTATTCTGTTACTCTAGGGAGAacatttatctttatattctattaaattatcttaaactTTTTTCTGTGTTGACCAATCATTAATGATACTCAATATaacttctaaatattaaatctcgTTAGTCTAATACCTCATTCATTATCACCATTCATCAACATTCATAGGTACTATCTAAACTCTATAAGTCTCTAAAAGTTTCATGATCAAAATTTTCCCTTGTTAATTTTCAATCCTATTTTATTGGCTATTTATTCTAAGGCTTGAGCTCCTCTTTTGGTGTTGTTTAATAACCCgttcaaaattgttaaattatctgCAAACTCAAGTTCCTAAGTACATAAATTTCCTATTGTTACACCTATTGCTTATTTTGCTTTTCTCTAAGTACTTTTTCCAGCATTAAgtcaagttaataatattggaaATAGTGTATCTCTTTGTTTCAAATTAGTGTTGGATAGGCTAGGTATTGACATACCTAGAGTTTCTAATGTTTGATTACATCTATAGCTACTGTACGgcttaataattcaattgtattatatttaagatttttttgtcTGATAATTCCAATGaagtttcttataatttattaaaattgcttagatatatttttataaaatatatttaatattaccacTATTAATAGATAAAAGATCAACATTTTTGAACCCATGTGGTACTGGCTTTTGGGGTCCAAATGCCGAAGAATTTGAACGTAAGTTTGGTCCAAAATACACTAAAGGCGAGGGTACACAATGGctaagaaatttatatttcttgtaTCTCCTTGAACTGAGAGCATTACAAAAAGCTGCACCTTTACTCAAACAAGTAGAGTATTATACAGGAAATGATAAAGAAGATGAAACTACTCGACTTGCTGTCCATAATTTCTTAGGAATTATCAAGTTAGATTTtttcattagttatttttttcttgtttagtttttaaataaaatttgtgttttttctagaaaattcCCACAACAATTTAATGAGCATACCATGTTCTTGGGTGGACAACAGGCACAAAAGTTAAAAGAAGAGTTTCGTCTTCATTTTCGTAATGTATCAACCATTATGGATTGTGTGGGATGTGATAAATGCAGACTTTGGGGAAAGTTGCAAATACAAGGATTAGGAACAGcgctgaaaatattattttcaaacaaagcACGGACAAATggatataatgaattatctaCTACTGTCAACAAGCACACATTACAATTAGAACGTAGTGAAATAGTTGCTCTCTTTAATGCGTTTGGAAGGTGAGAAACAtcatcttatatatttataaatgtattgtttgtacattatacataataatattctatattaaaatatagaatattcacctctataattatatttagagtTTGGATGTTgaagatatttgttttaattaattattaaataattatagttaagtatgatttaatgaaatgtgttaaaatttatttgtacactgaattatatctatataatggaTCAGATTCTTGTTTTAGACACATGATCTAAGATTTAAGTAGTTTTACATCAACTATTTTgtcatttcaaatattaagtatttttccttgttatataatttagaattcttttaattagttttaaagtttagattttagtgatttaaacaatttggAGAATATACTTTTCATTTGTAGTAAttcagtgtataatatgtaattataacgctttttggattttttttttaagccatcattaaattatatagagctaaaacatttaaattctaGTAATTgctttcattatatattaataatcatgatATTGTTTTAGGTTATCTACAAGTATatatgaaatagaaaaatttcgGAAACTCCTGAGGTAAACAAGTTGAAattgtataagaaaaacaTCACAACTCAATTTGATTTACTACAggtgtataatacattgttatcACTACATTCCTTCCTCACTtctcttttataaattttaaattactataagtaTGTGatctgttaataattttatattaaaccatCAAgtagaaaaacatttaactgAATTGATAGGTCAAAAAACTTGgtggtattttaattatttttaaatgttttttttcctgGTTCACTGAGTTTAAATACTATCAGTcgtaaaaaatcttttttaaaagCTCTCTATATAAGAACGCATAACAtgttctattaattaattaaagtaaactAATGTTAGTTTTACAAATACTGTTTAGTTAAACTTGTCTATAGTCTAGTCcttttatagtatttgttttttttcaaatgtctgttttttgtttttatgtctaaaatggtaattttatgtctgtaaaattattgttatttatattttataccaggtttttatattgtcttatttattgtatttatttaatctgagattttaatttactagttAAATGAACTATAGTACATTCAATACTCGtgcacaaattatttttatatttatattaatggtgCGAGGTCGtgtgtaatttttaacataggatataacattatgtttgtcactctaaaaataattgttaaaactaCCAAGAGCTCAAAATGAgacttttacataattaatatatattatatttgacaaaatagaatatggtttatgtaaaaatagtgGTTACTGTGATATGGTATGGAAGGTATgaacaaattaatcataataatgtagaTTATGTCTAGATTTGTGTAAAATTTGTGTGTTGTTGATTTATGtacgtatgtattatgtatctatgtatttatttatttatttatttattttattttattttttgtacaattaagTTGATAATTTATGTGCAAATATGTCAGATGGCTTACTGAtaactattgttataaatcctgttaattactaaaatattactattgttttaataaaatattcaagtctataagaaagaaaaaactattttaaatttaacatagtgTGAAATTATCTATTCTTACATACCAttctttaatgttaattattgtgtttgcATATAAATTGCATTTGTAATGTTAGGAAAAATGCATGCAGATGATTGATGATCTGTAATTCATTATGCTGCACCATAATTTAACCCAAAGTACAATCAGTAAACAGAAGTATCAAGAAATTGTTTTAGAATTcagtcttaaatattttttattatttttaatttgtgtta from Aphis gossypii isolate Hap1 chromosome 1, ASM2018417v2, whole genome shotgun sequence includes these protein-coding regions:
- the LOC114126814 gene encoding ero1-like protein isoform X2 — encoded protein: MSLRSANCLFMLVVNVCLYMSVVCFFSSSSSIVNSRIDNSWLNELKGSIDETNSTVEIVDKLNNYQIYPRIISIVSKDYFKFFKVNLRRTCPFWSDDSKCAMRYCQVESCQLDDLPIGLKGNHHSLVDEDMSIKYMEGPQQEECEEAMQDELGYINTTISAAAMEDFALWQAHDDIQDMYCTLPDDDGEAEYVDLSLNPERYTGYKGPSANRVWNTIYMENCFRPKNLFEVYTISAKLTGMCLEKRAFYRAISGLHTSINIHLSAQYLLSDKRSTFLNPCGTGFWGPNAEEFERKFGPKYTKGEGTQWLRNLYFLYLLELRALQKAAPLLKQVEYYTGNDKEDETTRLAVHNFLGIIKKFPQQFNEHTMFLGGQQAQKLKEEFRLHFRNVSTIMDCVGCDKCRLWGKLQIQGLGTALKILFSNKARTNGYNELSTTVNKHTLQLERSEIVALFNAFGRLSTSIYEIEKFRKLLR
- the LOC114126814 gene encoding ero1-like protein isoform X1, with the protein product MSLRSANCLFMLVVNVCLYMSVVCFFSSSSSIVNSRIDNSWLNELKGSIDETNSTVEIVDKLNNYQIYPRIISIVSKDYFKFFKVNLRRTCPFWSDDSKCAMRYCQVESCQLDDLPIGLKGNHHSLVDEDMSIKCGCCFCPSTWSQFHDHNKRIYRYMEGPQQEECEEAMQDELGYINTTISAAAMEDFALWQAHDDIQDMYCTLPDDDGEAEYVDLSLNPERYTGYKGPSANRVWNTIYMENCFRPKNLFEVYTISAKLTGMCLEKRAFYRAISGLHTSINIHLSAQYLLSDKRSTFLNPCGTGFWGPNAEEFERKFGPKYTKGEGTQWLRNLYFLYLLELRALQKAAPLLKQVEYYTGNDKEDETTRLAVHNFLGIIKKFPQQFNEHTMFLGGQQAQKLKEEFRLHFRNVSTIMDCVGCDKCRLWGKLQIQGLGTALKILFSNKARTNGYNELSTTVNKHTLQLERSEIVALFNAFGRLSTSIYEIEKFRKLLR